The sequence TAAGTATTTCATGAGAACCTCTCTGAACTTAACTTATTTAGTCCTATATTATAGAAAAAATGTAAATGAAAAAATTTTTTGTAGTAAATATCTTAAGATATAGCTGTTGAAATGACGCAGATGGTAGCTGCCCTCTATCATCCGGCGGGATTCCCCCGCCGGTTTTATATAGATTCGGTTTTCAACTGGTAGTAACAGGAATTTATTTTACGGTTATTTTCTTTGATACAGCTATATTATTATCTTCATTGATTTCTGTAACTGTATTTTCATTGTCACAGAACGCCTTTATATAATACTTACCGGCTTTACTTTTTACCTTCCATTTAAATGAAATAATGGATTGATCCTCTTCATTTATGTCATTAACATTTTTTGTACCAATTTCAGTATCTCCCTCAACTGACTTATTCTTGTTTTTTGAAACATAGTACTTAATATTTGAATTGCTGATTATTCCTTCGCCAACATTACTGACGGTAGCGCTTACCTTTATTTTTTCCCCTCGTTTTATTTTGCTTGGAAGGTTAACCTTTGTAGCTTCCGCATCATAATCAGTGCCATCCTGGCTGACAGTAATAGTATTGGTCATCGCGGTTATGTTGCCTTCGCGCGATTCCACGCTAACATTCGGCATAACTTTAAAAACAAATTTTCCTTCTCCGATGCCACTGCTTCCGGATTTAATTGTTATCCAATCCACTGTACTTGTAACCATCCATTCACAAGTAGGATCAGTTATAATTGTATTGTTGCCTTTGCCTCCGCTATAGGGGAAAGAGTAAGTCGCTGCCTTCGAAAGCTCATATGTGCATTCTGGGGTGTAATCAGTAAGAGAATACGATGTAGGAAGGTTCATCATCTTTTTTTCAGAAACAAAACTTTTTACTGAATCAGATTCAGAACCGGAATTATTGCTACTAACTCGCTTGGCATTTGAATGATTAGTTCTGCCAGTTTTTAGCGCACTGAAAGATGCCATGGAAAAAAGGGCAATTAGAAAGAATGTACAAATGGTGAATATTATTTTATTTTTCCTGTAATTCATTATTTGATCCTTTGTAAAAGGGTAGTCTGTTGTCAATATCTATCGGTGTTTATTATTTATATTTTAAACTTAACATTTAAATCAATGCAACAAATTTTGTTGCAGAAGAATTTGAAAAAAATATAAAGTTCTTTTACTCCTCAATTCGCGATATCTTTTTTAAAGATTTTAGTGTCTGCTATTTATTTGCGGCTTATCTCAAACAGCGGCCAGCTGTATATTACAGCTATCGTTTAATGCAATAATTATGTAATGGGCAGTTAAATAAAGACGGAGACGACTCTTGGATTTAATAATAAGCAATTTGCGAATACCCGTTGAAAAAGACAGGGTGGATGAATATGTAAAAGCCGCTTCGCAAAAGCTGAACATCAGCAATGATAATATTCAATTGACCAAAATACTGAGCAAGTCACTTGATGTGAGCAGCAAAGAACAATTCTACTACGAAATCACAATAGTTGTAAGTATAGCCGGCAACTTCGACAACACGGAAAACTTCCCTGTATACACTGAAAAACCAAAGGAAGACAAAAAATCAAAAAACATCAAGGAGAGACCTCTCATTATAGGTTTCGGTCCTGCCGGCATGTTCGCTGCCCTTGAGCTTATTGATCATGGGATCAAGCCTATAATATTTGAAAGAGGCAAAAAGATAGAAGAACGTTCCATTGATATCCAAAGATTTATTCAGGCAAGAACGCTGGACACTGAATCAAATATCCAATTTGGTGAAGGCGGTGCCGGTTCATACTCCGACGGAAAGCTGTTTTCCAGGATAAATAATTCGCAATATGCAGAGAGAGTGCTGGATACTTTCATTACATTTGGTGCACCTCATGAAATAGGGTACATCAGCAAACCCCATCTGGGAACGGACGTGTTGTGCAGTATAGTCAAAAATATAAGGGGCTATATCCTCGAAAGAGGAGGAGAGATACATTACAGTTCAAAAATGACGGATGTGCTTATATCAGACGGCAAGGCCGCAGGAGTAATAATAAATGGGAATATAGAATATCGTTCTTCAATTATCTATCTTGCGCCGGGAAATTCTGCGCGTGATACATTTGAGATGATCCGCAATAAAGGTATTGCTGTTGAGCAAAAATCGATCTTTGTCGGTGTGAGAATAGAGCATCCTGCCAAAACAATTAATCTTATTAGATATGGAGATAAATATAAGGACTTCCCAGGCATAGGGGCTGCCAATTATTCTCTCACCTATACTGATCGAAAAATAAGAAGGGGAGTCTATACCTTCTGCATGTGCCCCGGAGGTGAGGTAATAAATGCTTCATCTGAAGAAGGCCTGCTGGTTGTAAACGGCATGAGCTATTCGGGCAGGTCATCAGCATTCTCAAATTCAGCGATCGTCGTAACCTGCCATACGGATGATTATGGATCACCTGATCCATTGGCCGGCATTGAGTTCCAAAAGAAGATAGAGCGAAAGGCCTTTGATGGCGGTGGTGGAAGATGGAATGTCCCTGCGCAGAATCTGGTGGATTTTTTATCCGGGAGTGTCTCAATTGACTTAAACGAAAATTCTTACAAGATGGGAACCACATCTGTTAATATGTATGAGATTTTTCCACCATTTGTTTACAGGATGCTTTTGTCCGCGTTCAATAAATGGAAAGAGGATTATCCATTGTTTGTTTCAGATCATGCGATATTGTTAGGCGCAGAAACAAGAACTTCCTCTCCTGTAAGAATTATTCGCAATGAAAAATATGAGTCGGTAAATATTAAAAACCTGTATCCCATAGGCGAAGGTTCAGGCTATGCAGGCGGTATAACGAGTTCGGCCGCCGATGCAATAAAGGCTGTGGAGTGCAGTCTAAAATAAAATGAAGACATCTACGTTATTTGGTATTAAACTTAAATTTCATATTTAACTTAAAGGAGGAAAATCATGGCTAAAGGTCAAAATGCAAGAAAAGATGTAAAAAAGAAACCTGTAAAAACATTGAAAGAAAAACGGCTTGCCAAAAAAGCTAAAAAAGGAAGCAAATAATTTCATTTAACAATTCGGTCAGGCAAACCAGCTTTTGAGTCAACAGCACATGTCCCTGCCTCAGGAGCTTTATCTATTGCGCATGTACCTCCCGAGGATGGAATTTCCATTGCACAGGTACCTCCATCTGTCTGGGGAGATATGTCAAACCTGTTGTATGGGAGTTTTAATAAAAGTGCTGCCATACCGCATTTGTTTGTAATGCCTGCAAAGATAAGTCCGCCGCCGACAAAAAGGCTTCCAAGGGCCAACCATTGGTTGACGAACAAGGCTAACAAAGAAAAAATAAAAACCAGAGTCCCTGCAACAAAACGGACCTGTCTTTCAACTGACCATTTTACCTTGCTTTTGATTAGTGGATAGCCTGACTTTTCAAGTGCAGTGATTCCCCCCTCTATGAGAGAGACATTGCTGAAGCCTGCCTGTAAAAGGGCTTGTGCTGCTATTGTGGCACGGTTTCCTGTCTTGCAAAGCGTGGTTATTTCACCATCAATATTTTTTAATTCTGAAATGCGTGAAGGTAATTCATTCAGGGGAATGTGTACTGCGTTCGCAGTTTTCACCTCGCCAAGCTCCGAGTCACTGCGTACATCGAGTATGGTAATCTTCTCTTTGCCTTTTATTCTGTCTGTCAAATCTTTGGAAGTGATTTTTTTTAAAGGGCCGGCTGTGCCATCCTGATTGGCTTTAACAATGTAATCCATGTTTGCAGGCTTTGGAATATTCATGGCACGCATATCTGCTGTAAACTTGTTGCGGTCAGCATAATTCAGGAAAGAATTATTTTGTTTTTCAAAACCGATTGTGGATTTAAAGTTTCCCTTATAATCATGTCCAGGGTAAATCTCTGTTTCTTCAGAAAACGAAGCAAGTCTTTTAAGGCTGTCAAAAGCTAATCCCGGGTCGCC is a genomic window of Candidatus Schekmanbacteria bacterium containing:
- a CDS encoding dehydrogenase; its protein translation is MDLIISNLRIPVEKDRVDEYVKAASQKLNISNDNIQLTKILSKSLDVSSKEQFYYEITIVVSIAGNFDNTENFPVYTEKPKEDKKSKNIKERPLIIGFGPAGMFAALELIDHGIKPIIFERGKKIEERSIDIQRFIQARTLDTESNIQFGEGGAGSYSDGKLFSRINNSQYAERVLDTFITFGAPHEIGYISKPHLGTDVLCSIVKNIRGYILERGGEIHYSSKMTDVLISDGKAAGVIINGNIEYRSSIIYLAPGNSARDTFEMIRNKGIAVEQKSIFVGVRIEHPAKTINLIRYGDKYKDFPGIGAANYSLTYTDRKIRRGVYTFCMCPGGEVINASSEEGLLVVNGMSYSGRSSAFSNSAIVVTCHTDDYGSPDPLAGIEFQKKIERKAFDGGGGRWNVPAQNLVDFLSGSVSIDLNENSYKMGTTSVNMYEIFPPFVYRMLLSAFNKWKEDYPLFVSDHAILLGAETRTSSPVRIIRNEKYESVNIKNLYPIGEGSGYAGGITSSAADAIKAVECSLK
- a CDS encoding MBL fold metallo-hydrolase encodes the protein MENFKQFKHGSCFSYLIISKERKALLIDPHFGLVDTYLDYLKKNNISLSNIIDTHTHADHLSAAAILKKRFNIPVLMHEKSVSDVATERLKDGSEIRFDDVIVKVLYTPGHTDEIICLLYEKKLMTADTLLINSIGRTDFQNGDPGLAFDSLKRLASFSEETEIYPGHDYKGNFKSTIGFEKQNNSFLNYADRNKFTADMRAMNIPKPANMDYIVKANQDGTAGPLKKITSKDLTDRIKGKEKITILDVRSDSELGEVKTANAVHIPLNELPSRISELKNIDGEITTLCKTGNRATIAAQALLQAGFSNVSLIEGGITALEKSGYPLIKSKVKWSVERQVRFVAGTLVFIFSLLALFVNQWLALGSLFVGGGLIFAGITNKCGMAALLLKLPYNRFDISPQTDGGTCAMEIPSSGGTCAIDKAPEAGTCAVDSKAGLPDRIVK